One segment of Alnus glutinosa chromosome 2, dhAlnGlut1.1, whole genome shotgun sequence DNA contains the following:
- the LOC133860580 gene encoding probable methyltransferase PMT3: MFKQDKNERHLTQQNAKMYSELQLCQAFSQYPRTFDLLHAWTVFSDIEKKDCSPEDLLIEMDRILRPTGFIIIRDKQPVIDFIKKYLAALHWEAVATADSSSDSDQDGDDIVLIIQKKLWITSGSLRDSE; the protein is encoded by the exons ATGTTCAAGCAAGACAAAAATGAACGACATTTGACTCAGCAAAATGCTAAAATGTATAGTGAGTTACAATT GTGTCAAGCCTTTTCACAATATCCCCGAACTTTTGATCTACTCCATGCTTGGACCGTCTTTTCTGACATTGAGAAGAAAGATTGCAGTCCTGAAGACTTGCTGATTGAGATGGATCGCATACTTAGACCTACCGGTTTCATAATTATCCGTGACAAACAACCAGTGATAGATTTCATAAAGAAGTATTTAGCCGCATTGCACTGGGAAGCAGTGGCAACAGCTGATTCCAGTTCAGATTCAGACCAGGATGGAGATGACATTGTGCTTATCATTCAGAAGAAATTGTGGATCACAAGTGGAAGCCTCAGGGATTCAGAATAG